The DNA region aaatgaaattaacccaaccattattgttttgttgttgtatattattataatattttggtaattcattccaatttagtgttcttatatcagaatttgttattatttttccaaattctttagtatacaatattcctaatccacccattgttccaatttttgctctaaaatctttatttgaattaatattaaattcattacatattttataaaacttagaaaaattaatattattattcaattctttaaaatattttgaacctggtaaaggacattctaattcatctaatattaattttatttgaaaataagtatgaaatctaaaaagtgataacatcaatggtaaacgtggtttgtttaaatgatcattccaactaattccacatcctgttgttgcgcaataaacagcaaaatttaagtggttctgccaatacttcatattaggttttaataaccattgttttgcctcatttaaatttttgaaattaattgtatacacatgaaatatattttccatctttacatgaaaattattactttcagtaacataaatatataaatcaattaatgaatttaaaactttatttctgtatgtaatatctttattaaaatctattgctggaatattatatttaattgatttattatattggaaagcttttggaaaactatctaccatttatataattaaaaaattaataatttattaattcttttaataatttatcttgttcttcaactgttatatggccatttaaacttattatataatctagtgtattctttaatttattaatttcttttatattagttttaattttttctttattactttttatatttaattttgaacttataccagttaaaacacttgaacttaatcctaatacaccaattgatatagctaaaggtgttaatggactgaatattgctagaaatgttattacagaactaattgtaaccgaaccacttataatcaaataatatataattttactttttaaatatgttttcttttttatctttaagtcactttcaaattctaatatttgtttttcaaaatatgtttttaatttagttttatttatatcatgaggaataatatcaatattatcaactttatcttccatttatttagcaaaaaaaattactaattagtaaacttatatgctacaaatataacaataacagttccacctaaaatccatatcatttcatatttctgttgttctttacttggggtataataatctgataatttaggtttgtatagatgtaatttttctttattggttaccgcgttatataaactcattgcatcatcaactgattgaaaatctctatgtgaaatcttctgatcatataattctttgttaatataatccatatagttttgtcttttttctctatattctgctgctgctttattgtatttctgtaatgctaagttatgtcttttttgttctgttaatgatccatttttatcaatatgcttaaattattaaccgccaccagtaaatgctaaagcgttaacaattgctgatcctataatagttataactgcagaagccatttattcaataaaataattatgtatttatatgggaggaatatatttttgtttttctaaataatcaatagttaaattagataaagtaactgctaatgttaattttaaaatatcattgatatcaaatctatcaacattaacacttcccattttgaatactttttttaataccattgaataaccaactgttccaactgatagtaatgctccattatataatccagttattatccacttattatcactcattcatttatcaaaagaattactatcatcaaaatatttagttatcttatttatgattaattcaacatttatttcattactagtttcatttgtatatatttcaattattatttttttaatatcatcgatgataaaatcttcatctaattcataaaatcttaaagattctctaattaaattagtaatcttttctacatttaaagtttctttatttattgttgtttcatactcaaatgttgtttcattagaaaatgcaatatttttgatatgtgtaattacatcattaacgttaaatttcatttctttctcacgtttaaaatcaaatccaaaacatatactcggtccaacagttatattcatatatatagtgaaaaaagttactctctacatcttataactaattcatcaattacagggaaattattcaaatcaattaaataaccattatgatttcttatttctaatttaaaattattaaatttaggaatgcaaggtttaaaatcacattcagctaaattataatttattcgcgttccaaattttttaacattttttaatggtaaaatatttaatatactagaattacaaattctatctttagttgcttcgaatgtttttgtaggatcaattaaatggcaataaatataaaagtgcgtgtaaggtattaagtttgaattACCATCTATGTTTCCTGTAACAATATCTGGTGCAATTCCTAGCaatttagctataggttttttaccataaatgcatgttgatcTTCATTACCTAATTTTATTCTTATATTatccagggaagtgtgatgagatggaatacggACGCTTTTAATTGCCGGATgtaggctattcaattcagcCCGTACATCAAAGGTTACCGCAACAGCAGTAAGCTACGCTTATCGAGTGTGTGTTACCAGCTGAACACCAGTCAACATCAACTTTGATTCGGTCGCAGAACAACCCGCAATAGTTTTAGCCCGATAAATGTTCTGCGATCGATACTACGCATGCGCACTGCAGTTCATTGAACCACGTGGAAGTGGCTGTGTAtacacatatttttctttagaaaatcggttgaaattcaacaatttctcgtaaaatttgtctaaaaaggtatgtatttttattcGTCTATATCTCCGAAACCCGGAATCGCAACATTAAGTATTTATATTGTGATTAAAGTCTGTTTTTATgtgttaaacatttttttttgccAGTTCGTTCCGATTCCGGGTTTAGCGTTATTTGGGCCTTGAAGATGTCAAATATTTCGGCCCAGACTCGCGCAGCTTTCGTTTCTGACGTCATGTTGCTATGTTACGACACAAACATATACACGAAGTATGAtctttaaaatgtgtatttaCTACATAATAATGTTACTTAATAACGCTTACATTAGGCCTACAAATTATTGTCCCCCATATAAACCAAGTTACCTAAATAGCATCAGCAATCTCATTTAATTAaccttttcttgtttttagtcATGGATCTTTGTCGATTGTGTGGAAAAAATGCGAAACCTCCGGATCGTCGGCCTatcgataaaaataatttcaaaagccATGTGAAGGAGTTGTTcaacattgattttgatgatgatactgaACAGTACCCGATATATATCTGTAATATGTGTTGTgtcaaattacaaaaatggcgtAAGAACAAAAACGTTAAAAAAACTGTCCCTGTGACTATCACAACATGAAACTTTGCCCACATTTTATCCAAATCTTTCGCAGTGCTTATGTGAATGGCGGAACATAATGtatcttgaatttttgtaaACCACTGGTTAATTCCAAGTCTGGACGGCGACGTATTTGTAGTCAAAATTTTATCGATCGATTTTCCATAATGTACTGCTGCCATtccatttgaactgaatttaaatACTCGATGGTTAATCACTTCAGTCATAgccttttccaaatatatagtGTTCCtgcgaaaataataataatgattattattttaacatgtacttatctggattttttatattatgtttatatattattttctgtattcgtttattattttataacctaaaaggattgtattgattataaaaataaatgtaaaaaatacctGTATGTGTGTTTTCTCGTGTTCAGATCGCAGTCTCTGGTCAGCTGAGCCTGAGAAGTACctatatgaaaaagaaaaggaaagaaTAAAGTGCCTGCAATTAGGTGGAAACTATTCCGGcatttcattgattcaaaaGGAATAACACTCACTAGAATCGGCCGAATTAGTTGATCCTGATCCAGAGGATTCCCGTAATATTTCCGTATCGATCTGAACCAATTCGTCACTATCAAAGAATAGATCGTCAAAATCgtcatcatttataatttCGTTGACAACCGTTGCCATTTTAATACAGCGGAAAGAACCGATGTCACGATTgctaaaacactatatccgtctgaagcgatgtagagagaatcccacaatgataacgaaaaagtccaaaaatgttagtagtttattcaacgtttcgtctatgtcctaatagtcatcttcagaaataatgaatactacagaaattatgagagatatatacaatccagagacaaagagactaattcaagtaatcagagatgatactaactaaaggaaaattaacgtagaaacagttacacgctaaaacagATTAAAGAGAAGCAGTTaagagacaaactagggggcacttaaatttaagacaattgtgaatacaagttgatcgactaaaattgatgaggggaaatcaggtgttgagtttaaccagtttacagaggaatttttatataagtttattatgggatgaaaaaccgatattcggaaacaactgaattattacGGAGATTCCCGATCTCGCTGGTTATCGCTTATTGGCGCGTTACGTAACAAAGCGCTCGCCGACGAACCGTTATCGGCTTTAGGGCAATTACAACGCACATTCGACAAGAGCTGCACAATAGCGTccgtattccatctcatcacacttccctgttTTATCGGAGCTATCACTTTTAATCAGTTTTAATCCAAATCCAGCAGATGAAcccattttcaaccgagctcttctattaatttcctgcgctaatgtatctaaattatataatcctcgttttaaaattagatg from Tubulanus polymorphus chromosome 12, tnTubPoly1.2, whole genome shotgun sequence includes:
- the LOC141914242 gene encoding uncharacterized protein LOC141914242, coding for MTEVINHRVFKFSSNGMAAVHYGKSIDKILTTNTSPSRLGINQWFTKIQDTLCSAIHISTAKDLDKMWAKFHVVIVTGTVFLTFLFLRHFCNLTQHILQIYIGYCSADDPEVSHFFHTIDKDP